In the genome of Myxococcus stipitatus, one region contains:
- a CDS encoding winged helix DNA-binding domain-containing protein, whose amino-acid sequence MASTSLPSPTVLQPDEARRFLIGQHGLARPLHPPGARGARALLKALRCIQLDPLDVIGTNADLVALARVDGLTRGDVYRHLLPGHAFEHFAKERCLLPASAFPYYRDHAIQAPWWRQEERLKRIPESVLHAVLDEVTRKGPSSSRDLTDHGTVKPLDWSGWKSTARATAMALDVLWTRCQVVVCGRGPGGKLYDIPRRALPRMAEAAVKTPFQRWALLERVEAAGLLSRASGPHWSSLSDVRTAALPDALVAEGALEEVSVPGSPRRYLAPMGFREREFPEPDTRMRILGPLDPVLWDRGLVRVAFGFDYVWEVYKPAAQRQWGWYVCPLLHRGKLVGRLEARVREGELQVDNLWREKGAKLDDAALDEALARHAVACGAQLARRPRARVAS is encoded by the coding sequence GTGGCTTCGACCTCGCTCCCCTCCCCCACCGTGCTTCAGCCCGACGAGGCACGGCGATTCCTCATCGGACAACATGGCCTCGCGCGTCCGCTCCATCCTCCGGGAGCACGCGGTGCCCGAGCGCTCCTCAAGGCGCTGCGCTGCATCCAGCTCGACCCGCTGGATGTCATCGGCACCAACGCGGACCTCGTCGCCCTCGCGCGTGTGGATGGCCTTACGCGTGGCGACGTGTACCGTCACCTCCTGCCCGGTCACGCCTTCGAGCACTTCGCCAAGGAGCGCTGCCTGCTCCCCGCGAGCGCCTTCCCGTACTACCGCGACCACGCCATCCAGGCGCCATGGTGGCGGCAAGAGGAGCGGCTCAAGCGCATCCCTGAATCCGTCCTCCATGCCGTGCTCGATGAAGTCACGCGCAAGGGCCCTTCGTCCTCGCGTGACCTGACGGACCACGGCACCGTGAAGCCCCTCGACTGGAGCGGCTGGAAGAGCACCGCGCGCGCCACCGCCATGGCCCTGGATGTCCTCTGGACGCGCTGCCAGGTGGTCGTCTGCGGACGCGGCCCCGGAGGCAAGCTCTACGACATCCCCCGTCGCGCCCTGCCTCGCATGGCCGAGGCGGCGGTGAAGACACCCTTCCAGCGGTGGGCCCTCCTGGAGCGGGTGGAGGCCGCGGGCTTGCTGAGCCGCGCCAGCGGGCCTCACTGGTCCTCGCTGTCCGACGTGCGCACCGCCGCGCTGCCCGACGCGCTCGTCGCAGAAGGAGCGCTCGAGGAAGTCTCCGTGCCCGGCTCTCCCCGCCGCTACCTCGCGCCCATGGGCTTTCGGGAGCGCGAGTTCCCGGAGCCCGACACGCGCATGCGCATCCTCGGCCCCCTGGACCCGGTGCTGTGGGACCGGGGACTGGTGCGCGTGGCCTTCGGCTTCGACTACGTGTGGGAGGTCTACAAGCCCGCGGCCCAGCGACAGTGGGGCTGGTACGTGTGCCCCCTGCTGCACCGAGGCAAGCTCGTGGGTCGACTGGAAGCACGCGTGCGCGAAGGCGAGCTCCAGGTCGACAACCTGTGGCGCGAGAAGGGCGCGAAGCTGGACGACGCGGCCCTGGACGAAGCGCTCGCGAGACATGCGGTGGCGTGTGGCGCGCAGCTCGCTCGCCGGCCTCGGGCCCGCGTCGCGTCCTGA